In Nocardia sp. NBC_01327, the genomic stretch CGCATGCGCCATGGCCCGGAGCGCGTGCAGCGCCTCGTATTCGGTATTGCTGAAGTTGGTGAGGGCGGGCGCGAACTCACCGTGCAGTCGCCGGTAGCGATCGAGCCGTTCCCGGTTCGCCGGACCGTTCACGAAGAAACTCGACGGCACATAGAGATTCCGGTTGGCATTGGCGCCCGCGGCGAGCAGCACATTGTCATCCACGGCCGGACTCACGCGCAGTTGCGAGTGATCACGTCCGATTCGGGCGAATTGTCGGTTAAATCGGGCAACGTCGGCGCCGACCAAGAGCACGATCACCCCATCACAACGGTCCAGTCGCGGATCGGCCAGAAAGTCGCCGAAATCCTCGGCGCCGAATGGCACGAACTTCTCCAGCGGTACGAACCGTTCCAGTGCGCCGCCGTCCTGCGCGCCCAATTCCGCCCGCACCACCTCGGCCGTACGCCGCGGCCACACATAATCATTGCCGATGATCGCCCAGCGCCGCGCCCCCAGCTCCCGCCGCAGCCAGCGCAGCGCGGGCAGCAGCTGGCGGCCCGGATCCGAGCCCACCAGGAACAGTCCGGGCGGCGCCACGGCCAATCCCTCGTGGTCGGTGGCGAAAAGGTAGGGCACCCGCCCCGCGGTCACCCGCGTCACCGCCCGCCGCACCGCGGAGGTGTGCCAGCCGGTAATCGCATGCACCATTCCGGTGGCCAGCAGCGCCGACACCTCGCGCGCCACCTCGGCCGGTTCCCGCCCGCCGTCAATGTGGGTGACACGTAATTCGCGACCGAGAATTCCTGTCCCACTGTTGATTTCTTCGGCC encodes the following:
- a CDS encoding substrate-binding domain-containing protein: MTSFRGSPENCIEILNIVPLQGPGGIFAPSCEAAISLAAEEINSGTGILGRELRVTHIDGGREPAEVAREVSALLATGMVHAITGWHTSAVRRAVTRVTAGRVPYLFATDHEGLAVAPPGLFLVGSDPGRQLLPALRWLRRELGARRWAIIGNDYVWPRRTAEVVRAELGAQDGGALERFVPLEKFVPFGAEDFGDFLADPRLDRCDGVIVLLVGADVARFNRQFARIGRDHSQLRVSPAVDDNVLLAAGANANRNLYVPSSFFVNGPANRERLDRYRRLHGEFAPALTNFSNTEYEALHALRAMAHAAGTLDVRRLHHAVANGPVLETPSGSLGFDGNQLLFPSYIARADGVRFEVLDRLCA